The proteins below come from a single Mangifera indica cultivar Alphonso chromosome 16, CATAS_Mindica_2.1, whole genome shotgun sequence genomic window:
- the LOC123198681 gene encoding probable LRR receptor-like serine/threonine-protein kinase At4g36180, with protein MGLFLFSLFMVLCCAPFLAFAAVVGRSAESLAEIEALTSFKLSLHDPLGVLNGWDSSSPSAPCDWRGVTCADNRVNELRLPRLQLGGPVSDHLGKLHMLRKLSLRSNFFNGTIPSSLSQCTLLRAVFLQYNSLSGNLPENIGNLSNLEILNVAQNRLSGEIAVDLPRNLKYLDLSSNAFSGSIPETIANLSQLQLINLSYNQFSREIPASLGELQNLQYLWLDFNLLEGTLPSVLANLSSLVHLSVQGNALGGVIPAAIGALPKLQVVSLSQNNLSGKVPMSMFCNVSVYPPSIRMVQLGFNTFTDVIGPETGSCYSVLQVLDLQQNRIGGSFPLWLTRISSLTILDVSGNLFSGDIPAEIGNLSRLEELKMANNSFSGVIPVEIEKCISLSVLNLEGNQFSGEIPVFLGDVRGLKSLTLAGNLFSGPLPMSFHNLSELETLNFRHNNLSGSFPEELMGMRNLTTLDLSENNFSGDIPAGIGNLSQLMVFNLSGNAFSGRLPASLGNLLKLTALDLSKQNLSGELPFELAGLPNLQVIALQENQLSGDVPEGFSSLMGLRYLNLSFNGFFGKIPVTFGFLHSLVVLSLSDNHISGLIPPELGNCSDLQVLELRSNSLTGHIPADLSHLSNLNVLDLGINNLTGELPEEVSLCSSLRSLFVDANHLSGSIPDSLSKLLNLTVLDLSSNNFSGEIPANLAQITGLVYFNVSSNNLDGEIPVLLSSRFNDPSAFANNQDLCGKPLGRKCENITDKNGRKRLILLIVIVAGGACLLALCCCFYIFSLLQWRKKLKEGAAAEKKHSPARASSRTSGGRGSTDNGGPKLVMFNKKITLAETIEATRQFDEENVLSRSRYGLVFKACYNDGMVASIRRLPDGSLDENIFRKEAEFLGKVKHRNLTVLRGYYAGAPDLRLLVFDYMPNGNLATLLQEASHHDGHVLNWPMRHLIALGIARGLSFLHTSNMVHGDIKPQNVLFDADFEAHLSEFGLDRLTVPTPAETSSSATSVGTLGYVSPEAILTGETTKESDVYSFGIVLLELLTGKRPLMFTQDEDIVKWVKKQLQKGQITELLEPGLLELDPESSEWEEFLLGVKVGLLCTAPDPLDRPIMSDIVFMLEGCRVGPDIPSSADPTSQPSPA; from the coding sequence ATGGGGCTGTTTTTATTTTCCTTGTTTATGGTGCTCTGCTGCGCACCGTTTTTAGCTTTCGCCGCCGTCGTCGGACGAAGCGCTGAGAGTTTAGCTGAGATTGAAGCTTTGACCTCCTTCAAGCTAAGTCTTCATGACCCACTTGGAGTTTTGAATGGCTGGGATTCATCGAGTCCTTCGGCTCCATGCGACTGGCGTGGAGTCACATGCGCTGACAACCGAGTCAACGAGCTCAGGCTACCTCGGCTCCAGCTCGGCGGTCCAGTAAGTGACCATCTGGGTAAGTTGCATATGCTGAGGAAGTTAAGCCTGAGGTCCAACTTCTTCAACGGGACTATCCCTTCCTCGCTCTCGCAATGCACGCTCCTGCGCGCTGTGTTTTTGCAGTACAACTCACTCTCCGGCAACCTCCCGGAGAATATCGGTAATCTCTCCAACCTTGAAATTTTGAACGTGGCTCAAAACCGTCTCTCGGGAGAGATAGCAGTAGATCTCCCGCGAAATCTCAAGTATTTAGATCTCTCGTCAAATGCTTTCTCTGGTTCGATACCAGAGACCATTGCTAACTTGTCTCAGCTTCAGCTGATTAATTTATCGTATAATCAGTTTTCTCGAGAGATTCCAGCGAGTTTAGGTGAACTGCAAAATTTACAGTACCTTTGGCTGGACTTCAATTTATTGGAAGGGACTTTGCCGTCAGTATTAGCTAACCTTTCATCGCTTGTGCATTTGAGTGTTCAAGGCAATGCACTTGGGGGAGTGATCCCCGCAGCGATTGGAGCTTTACCTAAACTTCAGGTTGTCTCGCTCTCACAGAATAATCTCTCTGGGAAGGTTCCGATGTCCATGTTTTGCAATGTCTCGGTCTATCCGCCGTCGATTAGGATGGTGCAGTTAGGGTTCAATACGTTTACGGATGTCATTGGGCCTGAGACGGGATCTTGTTATAGTGTTTTGCAAGTCCTGGATCTTCAACAGAATCGGATTGGGGGGAGTTTTCCATTGTGGTTAACACGTATATCGTCTTTGACAATTTTGGATGTTTCGGGTAACTTGTTTTCTGGTGATATTCCAGCTGAGATTGGGAATTTGTCAAGATTAGAGGAGTTGAAGATGGCTAATAATTCTTTTAGTGGTGTGATTCCAGTTGAGATTGAGAAATGTATCTCTTTAAGTGTTCTTAATCTTGAAGGGAATCAATTTTCAGGGGAGATTCCTGTATTTTTGGGTGATGTAAGAGGGTTAAAGAGTCTAACACTTGCTGGAAATCTCTTCTCCGGTCCACTTCCAATGAGTTTTCATAATCTTTCAGAGCTTGAGACCTTAAACTTTAGACACAATAATTTGAGTGGAAGCTTTCCGGAAGAGTTAATGGGAATGAGAAATTTGACCACTTTGGACCTCAGTGAGAACAATTTTTCTGGTGACATTCCAGCAGGTATTGGGAATTTGAGTCAGTTAATGGTTTTTAATCTGAGTGGTAATGCTTTTTCAGGGCGATTGCCTGCTAGCTTGGGAAATCTTTTGAAGTTAACCGCTCTTGATTTGAGCAAGCAGAATCTGTCTGGTGAGTTGCCGTTTGAGCTTGCTGGTCTGCCAAATCTACAAGTCATTGCTTTGCAAGAAAATCAATTATCTGGAGATGTTCCTGAGGGTTTTAGTAGTTTGATGGGTTTGCGATATTTGAATTTATCGTTCAATGGGTTCTTTGGTAAAATTCCGGTGACCTTTGGCTTTCTTCACTCACTCGTTGTTCTGTCATTGTCTGATAATCACATTTCTGGGTTGATTCCACCAGAGCTTGGCAATTGCTCTGATCTTCAAGTTCTAGAGCTCCGGTCAAATTCTTTGACGGGCCACATTCCAGCTGATCTCTCCCATCTTTCAAATTTGAACGTGCTTGACTTAGGTATCAACAATTTAACTGGGGAACTTCCAGAAGAAGTCTCACTATGCTCTTCATTAAGATCTTTGTTTGTGGACGCCAATCATCTTTCAGGAAGCATACCAGActcattatcaaaattattgaacCTCACAGTGCTGGATCTCTCAAGCAACAACTTTAGTGGAGAAATTCCAGCGAATCTTGCACAGATAACTGGACTTGTATATTTCAATGTCTCAAGTAATAATTTAGACGGTGAGATTCCGGTATTACTGAGTTCCAGATTTAATGATCCATCAGCATTTGCAAATAATCAAGATTTATGTGGAAAGCCATTGGGCCGGAAATGTGAGAACATAACTGATAAAAATGGGAGGAAGAGGTTGATTCTGTTGATAGTTATAGTTGCTGGTGGTGCTTGTCTCTTGGCATTGTGTTGTTGCTTCTATATTTTCAGCCTCTTACAGTGGCGCAAGAAGCTAAAAGAAGGTGCAGCTGCAGAGAAGAAGCATAGTCCAGCGAGAGCTAGCTCAAGAACAAGTGGGGGTCGTGGCAGCACGGATAATGGAGGGCCAAAACTGGTTATGTTTAACAAGAAGATAACACTAGCAGAAACAATTGAAGCAACGAGGCAATTTGACGAAGAAAATGTGCTTAGCAGAAGTCGATATGGTCTTGTTTTCAAGGCTTGCTACAATGATGGGATGGTGGCCTCAATTCGCCGCCTACCAGATGGATCACTGGATGAAAACATATTTAGAAAAGAAGCTGAATTCTTAGGCAAAGTAAAGCACCGGAATCTGACAGTTCTTCGAGGCTACTACGCGGGAGCACCCGATTTAAGACTTCTAGTCTTTGACTACATGCCCAACGGAAATCTCGCAACTCTCCTTCAAGAAGCATCACACCACGATGGCCATGTCTTGAATTGGCCAATGCGCCATCTCATAGCGCTAGGCATTGCTCGAGGCTTGTCCTTCCTACACACATCCAACATGGTCCATGGTGATATCAAACCACAAAACGTTCTCTTTGATGCCGATTTCGAAGCTCACTTATCCGAATTCGGGCTAGACCGTCTTACAGTCCCAACCCCAGCAGAAACTTCCAGTTCTGCAACATCAGTTGGCACATTGGGTTATGTCTCTCCGGAAGCAATACTCACAGGGGAAACCACAAAAGAATCAGATGTATACAGTTTTGGCATAGTGTTGCTCGAGCTACTAACTGGAAAAAGGCCACTGATGTTCACACAAGATGAAGATATTGTAAAATGGGTGAAGAAGCAACTGCAAAAAGGCCAAATCACAGAACTACTGGAGCCAGGCTTGCTCGAGCTTGACCCGGAATCATCAGAATGGGAAGAATTCTTGCTTGGAGTTAAAGTGGGGTTACTGTGTACAGCACCAGATCCTCTTGATCGACCCATCATGTCAGACATTGTCTTCATGTTAGAAGGTTGTCGTGTTGGTCCTGATATTCCCTCATCAGCCGATCCAACCTCTCAACCTTCACCAgcataa